A stretch of the Bombyx mori chromosome 12, ASM3026992v2 genome encodes the following:
- the LOC101742799 gene encoding juvenile hormone acid O-methyltransferase-like isoform X1 has protein sequence MVGQNQVRNGNSFRFSMNDDAELYENSNSIPRQDAADTLNEYSSRLNWKETGESILDIGCGDGSVTDILRSYLPTSRKILLGCDINERMVKHAEERYGNKTTAFTVLNIEGDIPDEMKGQFDHVFSFYTLHWIRNQEKGFTNIHNLMSNDGECLLTFLAYSPMYSLFEGLKDSPKWTAWLKDFNLFVSPYHDCMEPDRVIEKLFKKIGFRFIDVRSRQKKFVYNKISDFKITASAINPFKIPEHMLEEFLNDLMEVGEGMGIIDKTKNTVNMLYNLLIVHGRK, from the exons ATGGTTGGTCAAAATCAAGTCAGGAACGGAAACTCATtcag GTTTTCCATGAACGACGATGCAGAATTATACGAAAATAGTAACAGTATTCCGAGGCAGGATGCAGCTGACACTTTAAATGAGTATTCGTCAAGATTAAACTGGAAAGAAACGGGAGAAAGTATATTAGACATAGGATGTGGCGATGGAAGTGTCACTGATATCCTGAGATCATACTTACCAACAAGTAGAAAGATTTTGTTGGGCTGCGATATCAACGAGAGAATGGTCAAACACGCCGAAGAGCGTTACGGAAATAAGACGACAGCATTTACTGTACTTAATATAGAAGGGGATATTCCCGATGAGATGAAAGGACAATTCGATCATGTTTTCTCATTTTACACATTACATTGGATTCGGAACCAGGA aaaagGGTTTACAAATATTCATAATCTGATGAGTAATGATGGAGAATGCCTTTTAACCTTTCTCGCATATTCGCCAATGTATAGTTTGTTCGAAGGACTCAAAGACTCCCCCAAATGGACTGCATGGCTTAAGGATTTCAATCTATTCGTTTCGCCTTATCATGACTGTATg GAACCGGATCGTGTTATTGAAAAACTGTTTAAGAAAATCGGCTTTCGATTCATAGATGTTCGTTCCAGACAAAAGAAATTTGTATACAACAAGATATCCGATTTCAAAA TTACAGCGTCAGCAATAAATCCCTTCAAAATCCCGGAACATATGCTAGAAGAATTTTTGAACGACCTTATGGAAGTGGGAGAAGGAATGGGAATaattgataaaacaaaaaataccgttaatatgttatataatTTGCTTATAGTACACGGTagaaaataa
- the LOC101742799 gene encoding juvenile hormone acid O-methyltransferase-like isoform X2: MNDDAELYENSNSIPRQDAADTLNEYSSRLNWKETGESILDIGCGDGSVTDILRSYLPTSRKILLGCDINERMVKHAEERYGNKTTAFTVLNIEGDIPDEMKGQFDHVFSFYTLHWIRNQEKGFTNIHNLMSNDGECLLTFLAYSPMYSLFEGLKDSPKWTAWLKDFNLFVSPYHDCMEPDRVIEKLFKKIGFRFIDVRSRQKKFVYNKISDFKITASAINPFKIPEHMLEEFLNDLMEVGEGMGIIDKTKNTVNMLYNLLIVHGRK, encoded by the exons ATGAACGACGATGCAGAATTATACGAAAATAGTAACAGTATTCCGAGGCAGGATGCAGCTGACACTTTAAATGAGTATTCGTCAAGATTAAACTGGAAAGAAACGGGAGAAAGTATATTAGACATAGGATGTGGCGATGGAAGTGTCACTGATATCCTGAGATCATACTTACCAACAAGTAGAAAGATTTTGTTGGGCTGCGATATCAACGAGAGAATGGTCAAACACGCCGAAGAGCGTTACGGAAATAAGACGACAGCATTTACTGTACTTAATATAGAAGGGGATATTCCCGATGAGATGAAAGGACAATTCGATCATGTTTTCTCATTTTACACATTACATTGGATTCGGAACCAGGA aaaagGGTTTACAAATATTCATAATCTGATGAGTAATGATGGAGAATGCCTTTTAACCTTTCTCGCATATTCGCCAATGTATAGTTTGTTCGAAGGACTCAAAGACTCCCCCAAATGGACTGCATGGCTTAAGGATTTCAATCTATTCGTTTCGCCTTATCATGACTGTATg GAACCGGATCGTGTTATTGAAAAACTGTTTAAGAAAATCGGCTTTCGATTCATAGATGTTCGTTCCAGACAAAAGAAATTTGTATACAACAAGATATCCGATTTCAAAA TTACAGCGTCAGCAATAAATCCCTTCAAAATCCCGGAACATATGCTAGAAGAATTTTTGAACGACCTTATGGAAGTGGGAGAAGGAATGGGAATaattgataaaacaaaaaataccgttaatatgttatataatTTGCTTATAGTACACGGTagaaaataa